One Alphaproteobacteria bacterium LSUCC0396 genomic region harbors:
- a CDS encoding flagellar basal body L-ring protein FlgH, with the protein MTTSTVKFAATLLFLGMTGCSSYESKIDNQAFAPIDPPVQLTEPKPANGAIFHSSQNGLFATDQRARRVGDILTVSFNETYSATKAQTASSTKADNFAVTLPTGLPNILTGGFDKDAAGNGAGLSAGTARSFAGAGNAVQSNSFSGLLSVTVVRVFENGNMEVAGQKELMLNNGNEYVRVRGVVRPEDVTANNIVSSNRLADAQIRYTGSGQLADSSKQGWLSEFMRTVSPF; encoded by the coding sequence ATGACAACATCCACCGTCAAATTTGCAGCAACTTTGTTATTTTTAGGAATGACGGGCTGTTCGTCATATGAATCAAAGATTGACAATCAGGCCTTTGCACCCATTGACCCTCCTGTGCAACTGACCGAGCCTAAACCTGCAAATGGGGCAATCTTTCACTCGTCTCAGAATGGGCTTTTTGCAACAGATCAACGTGCAAGGCGTGTTGGGGATATACTGACTGTTAGCTTTAATGAGACTTATTCTGCCACTAAGGCTCAAACGGCCAGTTCAACAAAAGCAGATAATTTTGCTGTAACACTCCCAACTGGGTTACCAAATATACTCACCGGTGGTTTTGACAAAGATGCTGCTGGAAATGGCGCTGGTCTCTCCGCAGGAACGGCACGCAGTTTTGCAGGCGCTGGCAATGCAGTTCAGTCTAACTCATTCTCAGGTCTTTTGTCGGTGACTGTTGTCCGAGTTTTTGAGAATGGCAATATGGAAGTCGCTGGGCAGAAAGAGCTGATGCTTAATAATGGAAATGAATATGTTCGAGTTCGTGGTGTTGTTCGCCCTGAGGATGTCACCGCAAATAACATAGTTTCGTCAAATCGTCTTGCTGATGCACAAATCCGTTACACCGGATCTGGACAACTCGCTGACTCGTCGAAACAAGGTTGGCTTAGCGAATTTATGCGCACTGTTTCGCCGTTTTAA
- a CDS encoding flagellar basal body P-ring protein FlgI, whose product MLMCSSLIFLTGFAKADRLKDMTSIAGVRSNQLVGYGLVVGLAGTGDGNAVLTQQAMQSMISQFGVVTNASDMNGKNAASVIVTADLPAFIKPGQKLDVVVSTVGQAKSLRGGTLLMTPLLGADGETYAIAQGNLMVGGLGVAGGDGSSLTVNVPTVGRIPGGGSVERMIESTFLESENLLLNLHQGDFSTSTRVAEAINEIFGEGVAVALDSTSIKVRSPINPAEKVSFVSLLENIQVDPDRPKAKVVVNARTGTIVIGGDVRVLPAAVTHGSLTVRVKEDKEVTQTQALAVADGVAAAVPGEAVVTPDTTIEATEELARAFVFDPGVELSSIVDALNAVGGTPSDLVAILEALREAGSLRAELIII is encoded by the coding sequence ATGTTGATGTGTTCAAGCCTGATTTTTTTGACGGGGTTTGCAAAAGCTGATCGTCTAAAAGATATGACGTCAATTGCAGGCGTAAGATCAAATCAACTAGTTGGCTACGGACTCGTGGTTGGATTGGCAGGCACCGGTGACGGTAATGCTGTTCTCACGCAACAAGCGATGCAGTCAATGATCAGTCAATTTGGGGTCGTCACGAATGCATCTGACATGAATGGTAAAAATGCAGCTTCCGTAATTGTGACGGCCGACCTTCCAGCATTCATCAAGCCTGGACAAAAGTTGGATGTTGTTGTTTCAACGGTTGGGCAAGCAAAATCACTGCGTGGAGGCACCCTTTTAATGACGCCCTTGCTTGGCGCAGATGGCGAAACCTATGCAATAGCTCAAGGCAATTTGATGGTAGGTGGGCTTGGTGTTGCTGGCGGTGACGGCTCATCTTTGACGGTAAATGTTCCAACCGTTGGGCGTATTCCAGGCGGCGGATCAGTTGAGCGTATGATTGAAAGCACTTTTTTGGAGAGTGAAAACCTTTTACTTAATCTGCATCAGGGTGATTTTAGTACTAGTACTCGTGTCGCTGAAGCGATCAATGAAATTTTTGGAGAGGGTGTTGCGGTAGCGCTAGACTCCACGTCGATCAAAGTGCGCTCTCCAATAAACCCTGCCGAAAAAGTTTCATTTGTAAGCTTATTGGAGAACATTCAGGTAGATCCTGATCGGCCAAAGGCCAAAGTCGTCGTGAATGCCCGAACGGGCACGATTGTTATTGGTGGTGATGTTCGGGTTTTGCCGGCGGCCGTTACGCATGGCTCGCTAACAGTGAGAGTGAAAGAGGATAAAGAAGTCACGCAAACACAGGCGCTAGCTGTTGCAGACGGCGTGGCGGCTGCGGTGCCAGGTGAAGCTGTCGTGACGCCGGATACAACGATTGAAGCGACTGAGGAGCTTGCGAGAGCATTTGTTTTTGACCCAGGTGTAGAACTGTCCTCAATCGTAGACGCATTGAACGCTGTTGGTGGAACACCGTCCGATTTAGTTGCGATTCTAGAGGCTTTGCGTGAGGCGGGCTCGCTACGGGCCGAGCTAATTATCATATAG
- a CDS encoding rod-binding protein has product MEALTTVSPKVTASLLQKHQVPSDLRDVAEQFEALFIQQILKQGRAAKLADDIMGGEAVDTYTSMLDQERAEQLSKTVNLGIAEALVSQFKHLTPTASDK; this is encoded by the coding sequence TTGGAAGCTCTTACAACAGTAAGCCCCAAAGTAACTGCCTCTCTGCTGCAAAAACATCAGGTGCCGAGTGATCTGCGCGATGTCGCAGAGCAGTTTGAAGCTCTATTTATTCAACAAATCCTGAAACAAGGCCGCGCAGCGAAGTTGGCTGATGATATCATGGGTGGTGAGGCTGTTGACACATATACGAGTATGCTGGATCAAGAGCGCGCTGAACAACTATCAAAAACAGTTAATCTTGGCATTGCAGAAGCGCTCGTATCACAGTTTAAGCATTTAACTCCAACTGCATCTGATAAATAG